A single Cottoperca gobio chromosome 7, fCotGob3.1, whole genome shotgun sequence DNA region contains:
- the LOC115010577 gene encoding ER degradation-enhancing alpha-mannosidase-like protein 2: MHKGTVSMPVFQSLEAFWPGLQSLLGNLDSAVRTFQNYYSVWRQFGGLPEFYSIPQGYTVEREGYPLRPGVTPQTQGRKTHTHDSGHNGAVLVLTLPLRHEVAALRR; this comes from the exons ATGCACAAAGGAACCGTCTCCATGCCAGTTTTCCAGTCTCTGGAGGCCTTCTGGCCCGGCCTGCAG TCTCTCCTGGGGAACTTGGACAGCGCAGTGAGAACCTTCCAGAACTATTACTCTGTGTGGAGACAGTTTGGAGGTCTGCCGGAGTTTTACAGCATCCCTCAGGGTTAcactgtggagagagagggataccCACTGAGGCCAggtgttacgcctcagacacagggaaggaagactcatacgcacgactccggacacaatg GGGCTGTTCtggtcctcactcttcctctccgACATGAAGTTGCCGCCCTGAGAAGATGA